Proteins found in one Halobaculum sp. MBLA0147 genomic segment:
- a CDS encoding Tfx family DNA-binding protein, with protein MPAAAELLSRAGFDSDGNVLTRRQAEVLALRERGLRQADIAERLGTSRANVSSVEASARENVEKARETVAFAETVAAPVRVEVPAGSDLYDVPDQVYDACDEADLKVSYSAPDLMKLVSDAAGDAVAGRRVDADLLVGVRSDGSVRVRRAD; from the coding sequence GTGCCAGCCGCGGCAGAACTGCTGTCGCGTGCGGGGTTCGACTCCGACGGGAACGTCCTCACGCGGCGGCAGGCGGAGGTGTTGGCGCTGCGCGAGCGGGGGCTCCGACAGGCGGACATCGCCGAGCGACTGGGCACCTCGCGGGCGAACGTCTCCAGCGTCGAGGCGAGCGCCCGGGAGAACGTCGAGAAGGCCCGCGAGACGGTCGCGTTCGCCGAGACCGTCGCCGCGCCCGTCCGCGTCGAGGTGCCGGCCGGGTCGGACCTGTACGACGTGCCGGACCAGGTGTACGACGCCTGCGACGAGGCGGACCTGAAGGTGAGCTACTCCGCGCCGGACCTGATGAAACTCGTCAGCGACGCGGCGGGTGACGCCGTCGCCGGCCGGCGCGTCGACGCCGATCTCCTCGTGGGTGTCCGCTCGGACGGCTCCGTCCGCGTGCGTCGGGCCGACTGA
- a CDS encoding SDR family oxidoreductase, with amino-acid sequence MDLGLDGDTALVTASSSGLGFASAKALTREGADVVICGRTPERLDDAAAELADTPGAVETVAADLTERGDVTALVEATVEAFGGIDHVVTSAGGVPPGSFADAADRDWYGAYDTLVMSVVWTLREARPHLEASENGTITAITSTSVQEPIENLILSNVVRRGVIGLVKSLAREWAPDVRANAVLPGAHETARIEELIEDAIDRGEFDDYDAGLADWADGVPLARIGDPERFGEVVAFLASDAAGFVNGATLPVDGGRLRS; translated from the coding sequence ATGGATCTGGGTCTCGACGGCGACACGGCACTGGTGACGGCGAGTTCGAGCGGTCTCGGGTTCGCGTCCGCGAAGGCGTTGACCCGCGAGGGGGCCGACGTGGTGATCTGTGGGCGGACCCCGGAGCGACTGGACGACGCCGCGGCGGAGCTGGCGGACACACCCGGCGCGGTGGAGACGGTGGCGGCGGACCTCACCGAACGCGGCGACGTGACGGCGCTCGTCGAGGCGACCGTCGAGGCGTTCGGCGGGATCGACCACGTCGTCACCTCCGCCGGCGGCGTCCCGCCGGGCTCGTTCGCGGACGCGGCGGACCGCGACTGGTACGGCGCATACGACACGCTCGTGATGAGCGTCGTCTGGACGCTCCGCGAGGCGCGACCGCACCTCGAAGCCAGCGAGAACGGGACGATCACGGCGATCACCTCGACGAGCGTGCAGGAACCCATCGAGAACCTGATCCTCTCGAACGTCGTCCGCCGCGGCGTGATCGGGCTGGTGAAGAGCCTCGCCCGCGAGTGGGCACCGGACGTGCGCGCGAACGCGGTCCTCCCCGGCGCCCACGAGACCGCCCGGATCGAGGAGTTGATCGAGGACGCCATCGACCGCGGGGAGTTCGACGACTACGACGCGGGGCTGGCCGACTGGGCCGACGGCGTGCCACTGGCGCGGATCGGCGACCCCGAACGGTTCGGCGAGGTGGTGGCGTTCCTCGCGAGTGACGCCGCCGGCTTCGTGAACGGCGCGACGCTCCCGGTGGACGGCGGGCGGTTGCGGAGTTGA
- a CDS encoding mannose-1-phosphate guanylyltransferase, producing the protein MDRPVVAVVLAGGTGTRLYPAARSDRPKQFLPLGGERSLLARTLDRTGFADATVVATRERFADAVRERAPTATVLTEPEPKDTGPAMLYATHRVRELAAAGELPVPAHGPEPVVAILPADHHVPDATAFERTLATGVSVAAETERLVTFGVEPTRPETGYGYVEPGADRGAYHDLVAFHEKPDAETAEQFRADGYRWNAGIFAWTPTALFAAAEGTPLAPMLDPLADGEPAAAFDAVEPVSVDYAVMERTDRAAVVPADFAWDDLGSWDALERLGERDDDGNALHADAVTVDATGNVVAGDAETHVSLVGVDDLCVVAYDDRVLVVPKAESQRVREVVAELRESDEF; encoded by the coding sequence ATCGACCGACCGGTGGTCGCCGTCGTGTTGGCCGGCGGCACTGGCACACGCTTGTACCCCGCAGCGCGTTCGGATCGCCCGAAGCAGTTCCTCCCGCTGGGTGGCGAGCGCTCGCTGCTCGCGCGGACACTCGACCGCACCGGCTTCGCCGACGCGACGGTCGTCGCGACGCGCGAGCGGTTCGCCGACGCCGTGCGCGAGCGGGCGCCGACGGCGACGGTGCTCACGGAACCGGAGCCGAAGGACACTGGTCCGGCGATGCTGTACGCCACCCACCGCGTCCGCGAGTTGGCCGCCGCGGGGGAGTTGCCGGTGCCCGCCCACGGCCCCGAGCCCGTGGTCGCCATCCTCCCGGCGGACCACCACGTCCCGGACGCGACGGCCTTCGAGCGGACGCTGGCGACGGGGGTGTCTGTCGCCGCCGAGACGGAGCGGCTCGTCACTTTCGGCGTCGAGCCGACGCGCCCGGAGACGGGGTACGGGTACGTCGAACCCGGCGCAGATCGAGGCGCGTACCACGACCTCGTCGCGTTCCACGAGAAGCCGGACGCGGAGACGGCCGAGCAGTTCCGCGCGGACGGCTACCGCTGGAACGCGGGGATCTTCGCGTGGACACCGACGGCCCTGTTCGCCGCCGCCGAGGGGACGCCGCTGGCGCCGATGCTCGACCCGCTCGCCGACGGCGAGCCGGCGGCCGCGTTCGACGCTGTCGAGCCGGTGAGTGTCGACTACGCCGTGATGGAGCGGACGGACCGCGCCGCGGTCGTCCCCGCCGACTTCGCGTGGGACGACCTCGGCTCGTGGGACGCGCTCGAACGCCTCGGCGAGCGGGACGACGACGGGAACGCGCTCCACGCCGACGCGGTGACCGTCGACGCGACCGGGAACGTCGTCGCGGGCGACGCCGAGACGCACGTCTCCCTCGTCGGCGTCGACGACCTGTGTGTGGTCGCGTACGACGACCGCGTGTTGGTGGTGCCGAAGGCGGAGAGTCAACGAGTGCGTGAGGTGGTGGCCGAGTTGCGGGAGTCGGACGAGTTCTGA
- a CDS encoding lipoate--protein ligase family protein has product MVDRAGETGVPAVRVWTPGRQLAFGRRDTRADGYEAARDAAAAHAFPPVERSVGGRAVAYAETTLAFAHAVPTDGDRTGLDDRYETAVDTVVDALRAVDASVTRGEPADSYCPGDYSVRAVEGGKVAGIAQRVRKGAALVAGSVTVAERDAIRAVLADVYDHLAVAFAPDSVGSVAAAGGPAEPRPVRRALESALVDDRERTLRDVTELAE; this is encoded by the coding sequence ATGGTCGACCGGGCCGGCGAGACGGGGGTGCCGGCGGTCCGCGTGTGGACGCCCGGCCGACAGCTCGCCTTCGGTCGCCGGGACACGCGCGCCGACGGCTACGAGGCGGCTCGCGACGCGGCGGCGGCCCACGCGTTCCCGCCGGTCGAGCGGTCCGTCGGCGGCCGTGCGGTGGCGTACGCCGAGACGACCCTCGCGTTCGCCCACGCCGTGCCGACGGACGGCGACCGGACCGGGTTGGACGACCGCTACGAGACGGCCGTCGACACCGTCGTCGACGCCCTCCGCGCCGTGGACGCCTCCGTGACGCGGGGGGAACCGGCCGACAGCTACTGTCCGGGTGACTACTCCGTCCGCGCCGTCGAGGGCGGGAAGGTGGCCGGCATCGCGCAGCGCGTCCGGAAGGGGGCCGCGCTCGTCGCCGGGAGCGTCACCGTCGCCGAGCGGGACGCGATCCGGGCGGTGCTCGCGGACGTGTACGACCACCTCGCCGTGGCGTTCGCGCCGGACTCGGTCGGGAGCGTCGCGGCCGCCGGCGGTCCCGCCGAGCCGCGTCCAGTGCGTCGGGCCCTGGAGTCGGCGCTCGTCGACGACCGCGAGCGGACGCTGCGGGACGTGACCGAACTGGCGGAGTAG
- a CDS encoding penicillin acylase family protein codes for MDTDITRRGLVAAVAAGATAGGFLGPVRGYLDRFAPLSGGVWDAADRDTPGTVTSPYGTAELRYDDYGVARVSGESEAATYFAVGYAHGRDRLFQMDLQRRQMRGELSAVVGEATLDSDRFYTQVDFAGAAAATWDRIADTEAGPLVEAYCDGVNRARGDHPLPVEFQLLEFEPDPWRPTDVMLAEKQIAWGLTGSFRTLRRATLAGELGADAARQLLPARLDHDDAILGHEGATTGFSPRVDGDGAASVSDPTARGAVGSGGSTDTRPDDADRSAGARSPALDPETERWLSAVEPPPWIGSNSWAVSGEFTDTGAPIVANDPHLTLQAPPVWYEQVLDAPDYRVRGVSFPGVPPVVIGENDHGTWGFTNAGADVIDFYTYETRADGTEYRYGDEWRAFDTEETTIEVADGEDRTVTVRKSVHGAVLDRESDGDELRAPVGLAWTGLTATDTTLAVRDLNRSTGIDDVETALRRFDEPTQNCVYADRDGNVLYRVTGRVPIRYTDGEPVRGDRVFDGSAREGEWRGYTPYGESTWNGDPETTGGDGTGGDTADGELAPAGAVIPYEEMPHVRNPAYVGTANQRIVDDEAYPHYFAEAYGEPFRGQQLWRRLDAVVDRAREDGDSVTPADLRSIQRDVRSRRYDRLRPVIAAAREGLSGEVASAADEILSWDGRVTRDSVGALLFVRFRAHYRDVAVRPVLAERLDDRRDPSEYLPNDWVLAGLPPDAEWFPEGRDAAVREALSRTVAERETEGWETYGDYQRTTVTHPFDRGGLNYEVYPTDGSAATLFNVHDEADAGSSWRQVCPMDERTSQCVLPGGNDGVPFSEHYDDQLKLWADGEFKRMDREHRGPVAVTFEEGSQ; via the coding sequence ATGGACACTGATATCACCCGGCGCGGGCTGGTCGCCGCGGTCGCCGCCGGCGCGACGGCCGGCGGGTTCCTCGGCCCCGTCCGGGGGTACCTCGATCGGTTCGCGCCGCTGTCGGGCGGCGTGTGGGACGCCGCCGACCGAGACACGCCCGGGACCGTCACATCGCCGTACGGCACCGCGGAGCTGCGGTACGACGACTACGGCGTCGCTCGCGTCTCCGGCGAGTCGGAGGCGGCGACGTACTTCGCCGTCGGCTACGCACACGGCCGCGACCGGTTGTTCCAGATGGACCTCCAGCGACGGCAGATGCGCGGGGAACTGTCGGCGGTGGTCGGCGAGGCGACGCTGGACTCCGACCGCTTCTACACGCAGGTCGACTTCGCCGGGGCGGCGGCCGCCACCTGGGATCGGATCGCCGACACGGAGGCCGGCCCGCTCGTCGAGGCGTACTGCGACGGGGTGAACCGCGCTCGCGGGGACCACCCGCTCCCGGTGGAGTTCCAACTGCTCGAGTTCGAACCGGACCCGTGGCGGCCGACGGACGTGATGCTCGCGGAGAAACAGATCGCCTGGGGGCTCACGGGGAGTTTCCGTACCCTCCGCCGCGCGACGCTGGCGGGGGAACTCGGCGCGGACGCCGCCCGCCAGTTGCTCCCGGCCAGACTCGACCACGACGACGCGATCCTCGGCCACGAGGGCGCGACGACTGGGTTCTCGCCACGCGTCGACGGCGACGGGGCGGCGTCGGTGTCGGACCCGACCGCTCGCGGCGCCGTCGGCTCGGGTGGATCGACCGACACGCGCCCGGACGACGCCGACCGGTCTGCCGGCGCGCGCTCGCCGGCACTCGACCCCGAGACGGAACGGTGGCTGTCGGCGGTCGAGCCGCCGCCGTGGATCGGGTCGAACTCGTGGGCCGTGTCCGGCGAGTTCACCGACACCGGCGCGCCGATCGTGGCGAACGACCCACACCTGACGCTGCAGGCGCCGCCGGTGTGGTACGAGCAGGTGCTCGACGCGCCCGACTACCGGGTGCGTGGTGTCTCGTTCCCCGGCGTGCCGCCGGTCGTCATCGGCGAGAACGACCACGGCACGTGGGGGTTCACCAACGCCGGCGCGGACGTGATCGACTTCTACACCTACGAGACGCGCGCCGACGGCACGGAGTACCGCTACGGCGACGAGTGGCGCGCGTTCGACACCGAGGAGACGACCATCGAAGTCGCGGACGGCGAAGACCGGACGGTGACGGTGCGGAAGTCCGTCCACGGCGCGGTGCTCGACCGCGAGTCGGACGGAGACGAACTCCGCGCTCCCGTCGGGCTCGCGTGGACCGGGCTCACGGCCACGGACACGACACTCGCGGTGCGGGACCTCAACCGCTCGACAGGGATCGACGACGTGGAGACCGCCCTCCGGCGGTTCGACGAGCCCACACAGAACTGCGTGTACGCCGACCGCGACGGGAACGTACTCTACCGCGTCACGGGTCGCGTCCCGATCCGGTACACGGACGGCGAGCCGGTGCGAGGCGACCGCGTGTTCGACGGCTCCGCTCGCGAGGGGGAGTGGCGCGGCTACACGCCGTACGGCGAGTCGACGTGGAACGGCGACCCGGAGACGACCGGCGGCGACGGGACGGGCGGCGACACCGCCGACGGCGAACTCGCACCTGCCGGTGCGGTGATCCCCTACGAGGAGATGCCACACGTCCGGAACCCGGCGTACGTCGGGACGGCGAACCAGCGGATCGTCGACGACGAGGCGTACCCACACTACTTCGCCGAGGCGTACGGCGAGCCGTTCCGTGGACAGCAACTCTGGCGACGCCTCGACGCCGTCGTCGACCGAGCGCGCGAGGACGGCGACTCGGTCACGCCCGCAGACCTCCGGTCGATCCAACGGGACGTGCGGTCGCGACGGTACGACAGACTCCGTCCGGTGATCGCCGCGGCACGCGAGGGGCTCTCCGGCGAGGTCGCGAGCGCCGCCGACGAGATCCTCTCGTGGGACGGCCGTGTGACCCGCGACTCCGTCGGCGCGCTGCTGTTCGTCCGCTTCCGGGCACACTACCGCGACGTGGCCGTCCGTCCGGTTCTGGCGGAGCGACTCGACGATCGGCGGGACCCGTCCGAGTACCTCCCGAACGACTGGGTGTTGGCGGGGTTGCCGCCGGACGCCGAGTGGTTCCCCGAGGGGCGCGACGCCGCGGTGCGGGAGGCGCTGTCGCGTACGGTCGCCGAGCGCGAGACGGAAGGGTGGGAGACGTACGGCGACTACCAGCGGACGACCGTCACGCACCCGTTCGACCGTGGCGGACTCAACTACGAGGTGTACCCCACGGACGGCTCGGCGGCGACACTGTTCAACGTCCACGACGAGGCGGACGCCGGCAGCAGTTGGCGACAGGTGTGTCCGATGGACGAGCGCACCTCGCAGTGTGTGCTCCCGGGGGGTAACGACGGCGTGCCGTTCTCCGAGCACTACGACGACCAACTGAAGCTGTGGGCCGACGGCGAGTTCAAACGGATGGACCGCGAGCACCGCGGCCCGGTGGCGGTCACCTTCGAGGAGGGGTCACAGTGA
- a CDS encoding rhomboid family intramembrane serine protease, with amino-acid sequence MVGVVGQVPPVAQRGALLVAVVLAVVVGVALERRSGRRPLARVRRRLLFGVPWGTITAAAFVVAVYLFVQGGWSNWYDPVVVPFRAWSYFAPTGVAVAAFGHANPSHLLGNLVGTVTVAPLVEYVWGHYPRERGAHSFDGYARNPYVRAFVLFPAAVVAVGVATAVFSLGPVIGFSGVVFAFVGFALVYYPLGTVVALSAGSVVRLAYRALRDPSLTASGRSAFVTPWWADIAIQGHAFGLLLGVVAAGALAQRRTSGLPSPGRLLVGAVLVGVAQNLWAVYWFLGGGEYVLFRAVGLSLVVVLAVLVAAVAVDDTEDDGSVESDRDERDPDETGPSPTTSGSTPDPTTTRADGGDDRERAAPDHGDSTTGDDEASGTSEQTPGLLVGLDATTVRTLSVTLLVMVLAVLAGVAVPTNMLAVDDEPLPGEPVEVRGYTVTYAEDVENGMVSVVDVAAFGLSTSVNTSGVIVRNPDRNVWTTAVPRDRLAFGGRQTVVLGGVGWRETVAVDRRGYSAAGGGTAYTVSLVHDGERRRVFRSEPARAEPRVAGWNVSVVAAERGFALALSDGNETLATPIPEGNESATLGGVTFVRDGRAVFALVGSDGNQTRVRVAARERYRGQSDR; translated from the coding sequence ATGGTCGGAGTCGTCGGTCAGGTACCGCCCGTCGCACAGCGTGGGGCGCTGCTCGTCGCGGTCGTGCTCGCGGTCGTCGTCGGTGTCGCGCTGGAACGGCGGAGCGGTCGCCGCCCGCTCGCACGGGTCAGACGGCGATTGCTCTTCGGCGTCCCGTGGGGGACGATCACCGCCGCGGCGTTCGTCGTCGCCGTCTACCTGTTCGTCCAGGGTGGGTGGTCCAACTGGTACGACCCCGTCGTCGTCCCGTTCCGGGCGTGGTCGTACTTCGCGCCGACCGGCGTCGCGGTCGCGGCGTTCGGTCACGCGAACCCGAGTCACCTGCTCGGGAACCTGGTCGGGACCGTGACGGTCGCCCCGCTCGTCGAGTACGTCTGGGGTCACTACCCCCGCGAGCGTGGGGCACACAGCTTCGACGGGTACGCTCGGAACCCGTACGTCAGGGCGTTCGTGCTGTTCCCCGCGGCGGTCGTCGCCGTCGGCGTCGCGACGGCGGTGTTCTCGTTGGGGCCGGTGATCGGCTTCTCCGGCGTCGTCTTCGCGTTCGTCGGCTTCGCGCTGGTGTACTACCCGCTGGGTACCGTCGTCGCGCTCTCGGCGGGCAGTGTCGTCCGACTGGCGTACCGCGCGCTCCGCGACCCGTCGCTGACGGCGTCCGGTCGGTCGGCGTTCGTCACGCCGTGGTGGGCCGACATCGCGATCCAGGGGCACGCGTTCGGACTGCTGCTCGGGGTCGTCGCCGCGGGCGCGCTCGCACAGCGACGCACGAGCGGGCTCCCCTCGCCCGGCCGGCTGCTCGTCGGCGCGGTGCTCGTCGGCGTCGCACAGAACCTCTGGGCGGTGTACTGGTTCCTCGGCGGGGGGGAGTACGTCCTCTTCCGTGCCGTCGGCCTCTCGCTCGTGGTGGTGCTCGCGGTGCTCGTCGCCGCGGTGGCGGTCGACGACACCGAAGACGACGGCTCGGTGGAGAGCGACCGGGACGAGCGTGACCCAGACGAGACCGGCCCCTCACCGACCACCTCGGGTTCCACACCCGATCCGACCACGACGCGCGCGGACGGCGGTGACGACCGAGAGCGAGCAGCCCCCGACCACGGAGACTCGACTACGGGCGACGACGAGGCGTCTGGAACGAGCGAACAGACACCCGGACTCCTGGTGGGTCTCGACGCGACGACCGTCCGGACGCTGTCGGTCACGCTCCTCGTGATGGTGCTGGCGGTGTTGGCGGGTGTCGCCGTGCCGACGAACATGTTGGCGGTCGACGACGAGCCGCTCCCCGGCGAGCCGGTCGAGGTCCGTGGGTACACGGTCACCTACGCCGAGGACGTGGAGAACGGGATGGTGTCCGTCGTCGACGTGGCCGCCTTCGGCCTCTCGACCAGCGTGAACACCTCGGGGGTGATCGTCCGCAACCCGGACCGGAACGTCTGGACGACGGCCGTCCCACGGGACAGACTGGCGTTCGGCGGGCGCCAGACCGTCGTCCTCGGTGGCGTCGGCTGGCGCGAGACGGTGGCCGTCGACCGACGTGGCTACTCGGCGGCGGGCGGCGGCACCGCCTACACCGTCTCGCTCGTGCACGACGGCGAGCGCCGGCGGGTGTTCCGTTCGGAACCAGCGCGTGCAGAACCACGGGTCGCTGGGTGGAACGTCTCCGTCGTCGCCGCCGAGCGTGGCTTCGCACTCGCGCTGTCGGACGGCAACGAGACACTCGCGACGCCGATTCCCGAGGGCAACGAGTCCGCGACGCTCGGCGGGGTCACCTTCGTCCGCGACGGCCGCGCCGTGTTCGCGCTCGTCGGCTCCGACGGGAACCAGACCCGCGTCCGTGTCGCCGCCCGCGAACGGTACCGCGGGCAGAGCGACCGGTAG
- a CDS encoding helix-turn-helix transcriptional regulator, which yields MRHAALLLVALLLSTTAVVPAATAATAAPTPVETAHTTPDTLRDAPSGLTLRDAPSGFERTRSLPTVWEPTRGAESLDGSAGALAGRAVTRAGTTFTVSLRSDGDALWAVRARYRLSGPAERAAFDRLAGDYEDGNATVGPDPTVWRRAATRAADATGRTMTVQAVDRRARLVNDSVGELRLRFEWTAFANRTGPRQFRVGDAFRTSEGSWLPRIGSNQTVVLEAPPDSRVTDTGQYPLDDARIRVAGPQDFTEQPLTMAYTLAAPTTTTPPPSENRSPPTTSPPTASPVPPGDGDDTLLFGAALLAVVLAVVALIAYQGGLGGATVSPPNDGDGGPTTDTGGGSPPGASADATVENGSGVAGTAAEPDTETAGSGGDATTGGTTAGGTSPEGATEATADDTAADDEETEDDERDVELLSDEERVERLLERNGGRMRQADIVSETGWSDAKVSQLLSAMADEGRVDKLRLGRENLISFPDVDDTPGNGGED from the coding sequence ATGCGGCACGCCGCCCTGCTGTTGGTCGCCCTCCTCCTCTCGACGACCGCCGTCGTGCCCGCCGCGACGGCGGCGACCGCGGCGCCCACGCCCGTCGAGACCGCCCACACGACACCCGACACACTCCGAGACGCACCGTCGGGTCTCACACTCCGAGACGCGCCGTCGGGTTTCGAGCGCACCCGCTCTCTACCCACGGTCTGGGAGCCGACACGAGGTGCCGAGTCACTCGACGGATCTGCCGGAGCACTCGCTGGTCGGGCAGTCACACGTGCCGGCACGACGTTCACGGTCTCGTTGCGCAGCGACGGCGACGCCCTGTGGGCGGTCCGAGCGCGGTACCGACTGTCCGGCCCGGCCGAGCGTGCGGCGTTCGACCGGCTCGCGGGCGACTACGAGGACGGTAACGCCACCGTGGGTCCGGACCCGACGGTCTGGCGACGAGCGGCCACGCGGGCGGCCGACGCGACCGGGCGGACGATGACGGTCCAGGCGGTCGACCGCCGCGCACGCTTGGTGAACGACAGCGTCGGCGAACTCCGACTCCGCTTCGAGTGGACCGCGTTCGCCAACCGGACGGGCCCCCGACAGTTCCGCGTCGGCGACGCGTTCCGGACGAGTGAGGGGAGTTGGCTCCCACGGATCGGATCGAACCAGACCGTGGTGTTGGAGGCACCGCCGGACTCCCGCGTGACGGACACGGGACAGTACCCGTTGGACGACGCACGCATCAGGGTCGCCGGGCCACAGGACTTCACGGAGCAGCCGCTCACGATGGCGTACACACTCGCGGCGCCGACGACCACCACGCCGCCGCCGTCGGAGAACCGTTCGCCGCCGACCACGTCGCCGCCGACCGCGTCGCCGGTGCCGCCGGGTGACGGCGACGACACGCTCCTGTTCGGGGCCGCACTGTTGGCCGTGGTCCTCGCCGTCGTCGCGTTGATCGCCTACCAGGGTGGCCTCGGCGGCGCGACGGTGTCGCCGCCGAACGACGGCGACGGCGGTCCGACGACCGACACCGGTGGCGGGTCGCCGCCGGGTGCGTCCGCCGACGCCACGGTCGAGAACGGCTCCGGGGTGGCCGGGACTGCGGCGGAGCCCGACACCGAGACGGCCGGGAGTGGTGGCGACGCGACGACCGGAGGGACGACGGCCGGCGGGACGAGTCCAGAGGGTGCGACGGAGGCCACGGCCGACGACACGGCGGCCGACGACGAGGAGACCGAAGACGACGAGCGGGACGTGGAACTCCTCTCGGACGAGGAACGCGTCGAGCGACTGCTCGAACGGAACGGCGGGCGGATGCGGCAGGCGGACATCGTCTCCGAGACCGGCTGGTCGGACGCGAAGGTGTCACAGCTCCTCTCGGCGATGGCCGACGAGGGCCGTGTCGACAAGCTCCGCCTGGGTCGCGAGAACCTGATCTCGTTCCCCGACGTCGACGACACGCCCGGGAACGGCGGCGAAGACTGA
- a CDS encoding electron transfer flavoprotein subunit beta/FixA family protein codes for MKVLVTVKEVAEAADDFEIEGDDIGEQYLEYDLNEWDDYAVEAAVQLQEEGDDVETVAVTIGPERSEETIRMALAKGVDRAVRVWDDDVAGAELDVEARAELLAAVAEEEEPDLILSGVQANDTGFGATGVALAERLGFEWAAVVNHLDMEAGDPVAAVRRELEGGVEELTEVDLPAVLTIQTGINEPRYASLRGIRQAQSKEIAPKTLDDLGLGPDIVETPIRRTAMYEPESESDATYFEGDADEQAAALADLLREKGVAR; via the coding sequence ATGAAGGTACTCGTCACTGTGAAGGAGGTCGCGGAGGCGGCCGACGACTTCGAGATCGAGGGCGACGACATCGGGGAGCAGTACCTCGAGTACGACCTCAACGAGTGGGACGACTACGCCGTCGAGGCGGCCGTCCAGCTCCAGGAGGAGGGTGACGACGTGGAGACCGTGGCCGTCACGATCGGGCCAGAACGCTCCGAGGAGACGATCCGGATGGCACTCGCGAAGGGTGTCGACCGCGCAGTTCGCGTGTGGGACGACGACGTGGCCGGGGCGGAACTCGACGTCGAGGCGCGTGCGGAACTGCTCGCCGCGGTCGCCGAGGAGGAAGAGCCAGACCTGATCCTCTCGGGCGTCCAGGCCAACGACACTGGGTTCGGCGCGACCGGCGTCGCGCTGGCCGAACGACTCGGCTTCGAGTGGGCGGCGGTCGTCAACCACCTCGACATGGAGGCGGGCGACCCGGTCGCGGCCGTCCGCCGCGAGTTGGAGGGTGGTGTCGAGGAACTGACGGAGGTCGACCTCCCGGCGGTGTTGACGATCCAGACCGGGATCAACGAGCCGCGGTACGCGAGTCTGCGCGGCATCCGGCAGGCACAGTCGAAGGAGATCGCCCCGAAGACGCTCGACGACTTAGGGCTGGGTCCAGACATCGTCGAGACGCCGATCCGACGGACGGCGATGTACGAGCCGGAGTCGGAGTCGGACGCCACCTACTTCGAGGGTGACGCCGACGAGCAGGCGGCGGCGTTGGCCGATCTCCTCCGCGAGAAGGGGGTGGCACGATGA
- a CDS encoding electron transfer flavoprotein subunit alpha/FixB family protein, with protein sequence MSGDVLAVADYRRGELRDVSFELLTAGRELADDLGGELHVAVIAGDVDGFAEELTREGVDTIHTVAEGEEFNHDVYVQAVTALFDELSPSALVAPNSVNGLDYVPAVATRLELPLTTDAVGLSYDDSLEVTREMYGSKVETTVAVDAEPFAVSIRGGEWEAAAPGGDATVESFSFDLDEDAVGSRVTGFEEVGGGDVDIGDAEFLVSVGRGIEEEENIELIEELVEATDATMSSSRPIVDNGWLPKNRQVGQSGKQVTPDVYLAIGISGAVQHVAGMKGSDTIVAVNTDPNAPIFDIADYGIVGDLFDVVPALIEEFGG encoded by the coding sequence ATGAGCGGCGACGTGTTGGCGGTCGCGGACTACCGCCGCGGCGAGTTGCGCGACGTGAGCTTCGAGCTGCTCACCGCCGGCCGGGAGTTGGCCGACGACCTGGGCGGCGAGCTCCACGTCGCGGTGATCGCGGGTGACGTGGACGGCTTCGCAGAGGAACTCACCCGCGAGGGTGTAGACACGATCCACACGGTCGCGGAGGGCGAGGAGTTCAACCACGACGTGTACGTCCAGGCGGTGACGGCGCTGTTCGACGAGTTGTCGCCGAGCGCGCTGGTGGCGCCCAACTCGGTGAACGGGCTCGACTACGTGCCGGCGGTCGCGACGCGGCTCGAACTCCCCTTGACGACGGACGCGGTCGGGCTCTCGTACGACGACTCGCTGGAGGTCACCCGCGAGATGTACGGCTCGAAGGTGGAGACGACCGTCGCGGTCGACGCGGAGCCGTTCGCAGTGTCGATCCGCGGCGGCGAGTGGGAGGCGGCCGCCCCCGGCGGCGACGCGACGGTCGAGTCGTTCTCGTTCGACCTCGACGAGGACGCCGTGGGCTCGCGTGTCACCGGCTTCGAGGAGGTCGGCGGCGGCGACGTGGACATCGGCGACGCGGAGTTCCTCGTCAGCGTCGGGCGCGGGATCGAGGAGGAGGAGAACATCGAGTTGATCGAGGAGTTGGTGGAGGCGACGGACGCGACGATGTCCTCCTCGCGGCCGATCGTCGACAACGGGTGGCTCCCGAAGAACCGGCAGGTCGGCCAGTCGGGCAAGCAGGTGACGCCGGACGTGTACCTCGCCATCGGGATCAGCGGCGCCGTCCAGCACGTCGCCGGCATGAAGGGGTCGGACACCATCGTCGCCGTGAACACGGACCCGAACGCGCCGATCTTCGACATCGCCGACTACGGGATCGTCGGCGACCTCTTCGACGTGGTGCCCGCGCTGATCGAAGAGTTCGGCGGGTGA